One window of the Salvia miltiorrhiza cultivar Shanhuang (shh) chromosome 6, IMPLAD_Smil_shh, whole genome shotgun sequence genome contains the following:
- the LOC130987799 gene encoding cytochrome P450 94B3-like produces MILSLLLIPALGFLIFCLLLSSSSNKLYVNIKKLTPKLSPPSLGCLISFYKNRHRLLSWYTELLSESENQTIVVHRLGAPRTVVTANPDNVEYMLKTNFANFPKGKPFTELLGDFLGLGIFNVDGEMWSVQRKLASHEFSTKSLREFVVQVLRDEVAARLIPILENAAEDNGVLDMQEMLRRFAFDTICKVSLGMDPSCLDMSRPAPPLSSAFDAASELSAMRGAAPVFAVWKLKRALNVGPEKDLKDAVRTVRGCVDEMIRCKKETMAAGGGGGGGGGDLLSRFLGAGMESEMVRDMVISFLMAGRDTTSAALTWLFWLLTWHRDAERRAVEEIGDGYGGSCGRELGFDDLKEMNFVKACLCETMRLYPPVVWDSKHAARDDVLPDGTPVFRGNRVTYFPYGMGRMEALWGKDRLRFRPDRWLDDAGAVKMVSPYKFPVFQAGPRVCLGKEMAFIQMKYVVASVLARFELVPVRPEPPVFVPQLTAYMAGGFSVRVRRRGGVM; encoded by the coding sequence AtgattctctctcttctcctcatCCCAGCCCTAGGGTTTCTCATCTTCTGCCTCctcctctcctcctcctccaacaAACTCTACGTCAACATCAAGAAATTGACACCCAAGCTCAGCCCCCCCAGCCTCGGCTGCCTCATCTCCTTCTACAAAAACCGCCACCGCCTCCTCAGCTGGTACACCGAGCTCCTGTCGGAGTCGGAGAATCAGACGATCGTGGTCCACCGCCTCGGCGCGCCGCGCACCGTCGTCACCGCCAACCCCGACAACGTCGAGTACATGCTCAAGACCAACTTCGCCAACTTCCCCAAGGGCAAGCCCTTCACCGAGCTCCTCGGCGACTTCCTCGGCCTCGGGATCTTCAACGTCGACGGCGAGATGTGGAGCGTGCAGCGGAAGCTGGCCAGCCACGAGTTCAGCACCAAATCCCTGCGCGAATTCGTGGTCCAGGTGCTCCGCGACGAGGTCGCGGCGAGATTGATCCCGATCCTCGAAAATGCCGCCGAGGATAATGGGGTTTTGGACATGCAGGAGATGTTGCGGCGATTCGCCTTCGACACCATCTGTAAAGTGTCGCTGGGGATGGACCCTTCCTGCCTCGACATGTCGCGGCCGGCGCCGCCGCTGTCGTCGGCTTTCGACGCCGCGTCGGAGCTCTCGGCCATGCGCGGCGCGGCGCCGGTTTTCGCGGTGTGGAAGCTGAAGCGGGCGCTGAACGTGGGGCCGGAGAAGGACTTGAAGGACGCCGTGAGGACCGTCCGCGGCTGCGTCGACGAGATGATACGCTGCAAGAAGGAGACGATGGCCgccggcggaggcggcggcggaggaggaggagatcTTCTGTCGAGGTTTTTGGGGGCGGGGATGGAGAGCGAGATGGTGAGGGACATGGTGATAAGCTTCCTGATGGCGGGGAGGGACACCACCTCCGCCGCGCTGACGTGGCTCTTCTGGCTGCTGACGTGGCACCGCGACGCCGAGCGGCGAGCGGTGGAGGAGATCGGAGACGGATATGGCGGATCATGCGGTCGTGAATTGGGATTCGATGACTTGAAGGAGATGAACTTCGTCAAGGCCTGCCTGTGCGAGACGATGCGGCTCTACCCGCCGGTGGTGTGGGACTCGAAGCATGCGGCGAGGGACGACGTCTTGCCCGACGGCACGCCGGTTTTCAGGGGGAACCGGGTCACCTACTTCCCCTACGGAATGGGGAGGATGGAGGCGCTCTGGGGCAAGGACCGGCTCCGGTTCAGGCCGGACCGCTGGCTCGACGACGCCGGGGCGGTCAAGATGGTCAGCCCCTACAAGTTTCCGGTTTTCCAGGCCGGTCCCAGGGTGTGCCTCGGGAAGGAAATGGCGTTCATTCAGATGAAATACGTCGTGGCGTCGGTTCTCGCCCGGTTCGAGCTCGTTCCGGTTCGCCCCGAGCCGCCGGTTTTCGTCCCCCAGCTCACGGCTTACATGGCCGGCGGGTTCAGCGTTAGGGTTCGCCGGAGAGGGGGAGTGATGTAG
- the LOC130987797 gene encoding SWI/SNF complex component SNF12 homolog isoform X2, with product MNQHNPNSNNNPIRGNISFANAGGTQMQMQMQMPIQISMNNNQQQVFVQAQSGQVQAPSQILASPQGNANISISSPPVSTPGSGVAGTAKRLHKPPSRPSGGASGQGTASPMKTMELAPAVRRGKRKLPDKVIPEKVAALFPECALYTQLLEFESRVDAALVRKKTDITESLKNPVRVQKFLRIYVFNTYANQTDTSTDKGNSEPPSWSLRLIGRILEDGKDPIVEGQMKKPKCSYPKLSSFFKKITIYLDQNLYPDNHVILWESSRSPALHEGFEVKRKGDKEFTAIIRLEMNYEPERFKLSPALQEVLGIEVETRPRIMAALWQYVKTKKLQIPGEASFFMCDPPLRKVFGEDKLKFSTVPQKITPHLTPPGPIHLEHRVKLSGVSPSGNTCYDVLVDVPLSLEGKSTFLTSLEQNQSIDSCDEAISSALKKIHEHCRRRAFFLGFSQSPAEFINALITSQARDLKVASADAGRDAEKERRAEFYDQPWIEDAVIRYLNRKPAVGSDAAGNK from the exons ATGAACCAGCATAATCCAAACAGCAATAACAATCCGATTCGAGGAAATATAAGTTTTGCAAATGCAGGGGGGACGCAGATGCAAATGCAAATGCAGATGCCGATACAAATATCCATGAACAATAACCAACAACAG GTATTTGTCCAAGCTCAGTCTGGGCAAGTTCAAGCTCCTTCACAAATCTTGGCCTCACCCCAGGGAAATGCTAACATCAGCATCTCATCCCCTCCCGTGTCCACACCGGGTTCTGGTGTGGCTGGAACAGCCAAGCGCCTTCACAAGCCTCCTTCTCGGCCTTCTGGGGGAGCCTCTGGCCAGGGCACCGCTTCTCCTATGAAAACTATGGAATTGGCCCCTGCTGTGCGTAGAGGGAAGCGAAAGCTTCCTGATAAAGTAATTCCAGAAAAAGTTGCAGCATTATTTCCAGAATGTGCTCTTTACACTCAATTGCTTGAATTTGAGTCTCGTGTAGATGCTGCACTTGTAAGAAAGAAGACTGACATTACGGAATCTCTGAAAAACCCTGTCCGGGTTCAAAAGTTTCTTCGCATATATGTCTTCAATACTTATGCTAACCAAACAGATACAAGTACAGATAAGGGAAATTCTGAGCCACCTTCATGGTCTCTTAGGCTAATTGGACGAATTTTAGAAGATGGCAAGGATCCCATTGTGGAAGGACAGATGAAGAAACCAAAGTGTTCGTATCCAAAGTTATCATCTTTTTTCAAGAAAATCACTATATACTTGGATCAGAATTTGTATCCTGATAATCATGTGATCTTATGGGAGAGTTCTCGATCACCAGCGCTTCATGAAGGTTTTGAGGTGAAGAGAAAAGGCGACAAGGAGTTCACAGCAATTATTAGATTGGAGATGAATTATGAACCTGAAAGGTTTAAGTTGTCTCCAGCATTGCAGGAAGTTCTTGGGATTGAGGTGGAGACACGTCCCAGAATAATGGCGGCACTTTGGCAATATGTAAAGACGAAAAAATTGCAAATTCCCGGTGAAGCTTCTTTTTTCATGTGTGATCCGCCTCTAAGGAAGGTTTTTGGTGAAGATAAATTGAAATTCTCCACTGTTCCTCAAAAGATTACACCGCACCTCACTCCACCTGGGCCCATACATTTGGAGCATAGGGTGAAGCTTTCCGGGGTTAGTCCATCTGGGAATACTTGTTATGATGTTCTGGTTGACGTTCCATTGTCACTAGAGGGTAAATCGACTTTCTTGACTAGTTTAGAGCAGAACCAATCGATTGATTCTTGTGATGAAGCTATTTCTTCTGCTTTGAAGAAGATACACGAGCATTGCCGCCGGCGTGCTTTCTTTCTTGGATTTAGTCAGTCACCTGCAGAGTTCATAAATGCCTTGATCACTTCTCAAGCCAGGGATTTGAAAGTTGCTTCTGCCGATGCTGGCCGTGATGCAGAGAAAGAGCGTCGGGCAGAATTCTATGATCAACCATG GATTGAGGATGCGGTTATCCGGTACTTAAATCGCAAGCCTGCTGTTGGAAGTGACGCTGCTGGAAACAAGTAG
- the LOC130987797 gene encoding SWI/SNF complex component SNF12 homolog isoform X1, giving the protein MNQHNPNSNNNPIRGNISFANAGGTQMQMQMQMPIQISMNNNQQQVPHQSHLQHAGRPYFTGHFQLSEAQPQVFVQAQSGQVQAPSQILASPQGNANISISSPPVSTPGSGVAGTAKRLHKPPSRPSGGASGQGTASPMKTMELAPAVRRGKRKLPDKVIPEKVAALFPECALYTQLLEFESRVDAALVRKKTDITESLKNPVRVQKFLRIYVFNTYANQTDTSTDKGNSEPPSWSLRLIGRILEDGKDPIVEGQMKKPKCSYPKLSSFFKKITIYLDQNLYPDNHVILWESSRSPALHEGFEVKRKGDKEFTAIIRLEMNYEPERFKLSPALQEVLGIEVETRPRIMAALWQYVKTKKLQIPGEASFFMCDPPLRKVFGEDKLKFSTVPQKITPHLTPPGPIHLEHRVKLSGVSPSGNTCYDVLVDVPLSLEGKSTFLTSLEQNQSIDSCDEAISSALKKIHEHCRRRAFFLGFSQSPAEFINALITSQARDLKVASADAGRDAEKERRAEFYDQPWIEDAVIRYLNRKPAVGSDAAGNK; this is encoded by the exons ATGAACCAGCATAATCCAAACAGCAATAACAATCCGATTCGAGGAAATATAAGTTTTGCAAATGCAGGGGGGACGCAGATGCAAATGCAAATGCAGATGCCGATACAAATATCCATGAACAATAACCAACAACAGGTACCCCATCAGTCTCATCTTCAGCATGCGGGAAGGCCCTATTTCACAGGACATTTCCAACTATCTGAAGCTCAACCTCAGGTATTTGTCCAAGCTCAGTCTGGGCAAGTTCAAGCTCCTTCACAAATCTTGGCCTCACCCCAGGGAAATGCTAACATCAGCATCTCATCCCCTCCCGTGTCCACACCGGGTTCTGGTGTGGCTGGAACAGCCAAGCGCCTTCACAAGCCTCCTTCTCGGCCTTCTGGGGGAGCCTCTGGCCAGGGCACCGCTTCTCCTATGAAAACTATGGAATTGGCCCCTGCTGTGCGTAGAGGGAAGCGAAAGCTTCCTGATAAAGTAATTCCAGAAAAAGTTGCAGCATTATTTCCAGAATGTGCTCTTTACACTCAATTGCTTGAATTTGAGTCTCGTGTAGATGCTGCACTTGTAAGAAAGAAGACTGACATTACGGAATCTCTGAAAAACCCTGTCCGGGTTCAAAAGTTTCTTCGCATATATGTCTTCAATACTTATGCTAACCAAACAGATACAAGTACAGATAAGGGAAATTCTGAGCCACCTTCATGGTCTCTTAGGCTAATTGGACGAATTTTAGAAGATGGCAAGGATCCCATTGTGGAAGGACAGATGAAGAAACCAAAGTGTTCGTATCCAAAGTTATCATCTTTTTTCAAGAAAATCACTATATACTTGGATCAGAATTTGTATCCTGATAATCATGTGATCTTATGGGAGAGTTCTCGATCACCAGCGCTTCATGAAGGTTTTGAGGTGAAGAGAAAAGGCGACAAGGAGTTCACAGCAATTATTAGATTGGAGATGAATTATGAACCTGAAAGGTTTAAGTTGTCTCCAGCATTGCAGGAAGTTCTTGGGATTGAGGTGGAGACACGTCCCAGAATAATGGCGGCACTTTGGCAATATGTAAAGACGAAAAAATTGCAAATTCCCGGTGAAGCTTCTTTTTTCATGTGTGATCCGCCTCTAAGGAAGGTTTTTGGTGAAGATAAATTGAAATTCTCCACTGTTCCTCAAAAGATTACACCGCACCTCACTCCACCTGGGCCCATACATTTGGAGCATAGGGTGAAGCTTTCCGGGGTTAGTCCATCTGGGAATACTTGTTATGATGTTCTGGTTGACGTTCCATTGTCACTAGAGGGTAAATCGACTTTCTTGACTAGTTTAGAGCAGAACCAATCGATTGATTCTTGTGATGAAGCTATTTCTTCTGCTTTGAAGAAGATACACGAGCATTGCCGCCGGCGTGCTTTCTTTCTTGGATTTAGTCAGTCACCTGCAGAGTTCATAAATGCCTTGATCACTTCTCAAGCCAGGGATTTGAAAGTTGCTTCTGCCGATGCTGGCCGTGATGCAGAGAAAGAGCGTCGGGCAGAATTCTATGATCAACCATG GATTGAGGATGCGGTTATCCGGTACTTAAATCGCAAGCCTGCTGTTGGAAGTGACGCTGCTGGAAACAAGTAG
- the LOC130987816 gene encoding UPF0235 protein At5g63440 isoform X1: MPKRTTHTYSSEDALPEGPDSDLFVYYCKPCGSHVLITDTQLQKMPKRKTDNAYVLDRKKHLARLNTSEAGKILLKRGEGKVERQYRMNCVGCELFVCYRAEEDLESASYIYVVDGALSTIAAETNPQDAPVPPCISQLEGGLVQVAIEVEDRAQRSAITRVNADDVRVTVAAVAARGEANNELLEFMGKVLGLKLSQMTLQRGWNNKSKLLVVEDLTARQVYEKLLEAAQP, translated from the exons atgccgAAGCGAACGACGCATACGTATTCTAGCGAGGACGCTTTGCCGGAAGGCCCTGATTCCGATCTCTTCGTTTACTACTGCAAGCCTTGCGGCTCCCATGTCCTCATCACCG ATACACAATTGCAGAAAATGCCCAAAAGAAAAACAGACAATGCGTATGTTTTGGACAGGAAGAAGCATCTTGCAAGGCTGAATACTAGCGAAGCAGGAAAGATCCTCTTAAAGCG TGGTGAAGGGAAAGTGGAGAGGCAGTATCGAATGAATTGTGTGGGTTGTGAGCTTTTTGTTTGCTATCGTGCAGAAGAAGACCTGGAGTCTGCTTCGTACATATATGTAGTTGATGGTGCGCTCAGTACAATTGCTGCTGAAACTAATCCACAG GATGCTCCTGTTCCACCTTGCATATCACAATTGGAAGGCGGTCTTGTGCAAGTAGCCATAGAAGTTGAAGACCGTGCACAACGTTCTGCAATCACGA GAGTAAACGCTGATGACGTTCGAGTTACTGTAGCTGCAGTTGCTGCCCGAGGAGAAGCTAACAATGAACTTTTGGAATTCATGGGGAAG GTGTTGGGTCTAAAATTAAGCCAGATGACACTTCAACGAGGGTGGAATAACAAATCAAAGCTCCTGGTG GTGGAAGATTTGACAGCCCGACAGGTGTACGAGAAGCTTCTCGAAGCTGCACAACCATGA
- the LOC130987816 gene encoding UPF0235 protein At5g63440 isoform X2 encodes MSSSPKMPKRKTDNAYVLDRKKHLARLNTSEAGKILLKRGEGKVERQYRMNCVGCELFVCYRAEEDLESASYIYVVDGALSTIAAETNPQDAPVPPCISQLEGGLVQVAIEVEDRAQRSAITRVNADDVRVTVAAVAARGEANNELLEFMGKVLGLKLSQMTLQRGWNNKSKLLVVEDLTARQVYEKLLEAAQP; translated from the exons ATGTCCTCATCACCG AAAATGCCCAAAAGAAAAACAGACAATGCGTATGTTTTGGACAGGAAGAAGCATCTTGCAAGGCTGAATACTAGCGAAGCAGGAAAGATCCTCTTAAAGCG TGGTGAAGGGAAAGTGGAGAGGCAGTATCGAATGAATTGTGTGGGTTGTGAGCTTTTTGTTTGCTATCGTGCAGAAGAAGACCTGGAGTCTGCTTCGTACATATATGTAGTTGATGGTGCGCTCAGTACAATTGCTGCTGAAACTAATCCACAG GATGCTCCTGTTCCACCTTGCATATCACAATTGGAAGGCGGTCTTGTGCAAGTAGCCATAGAAGTTGAAGACCGTGCACAACGTTCTGCAATCACGA GAGTAAACGCTGATGACGTTCGAGTTACTGTAGCTGCAGTTGCTGCCCGAGGAGAAGCTAACAATGAACTTTTGGAATTCATGGGGAAG GTGTTGGGTCTAAAATTAAGCCAGATGACACTTCAACGAGGGTGGAATAACAAATCAAAGCTCCTGGTG GTGGAAGATTTGACAGCCCGACAGGTGTACGAGAAGCTTCTCGAAGCTGCACAACCATGA
- the LOC130987815 gene encoding elongation factor 1-delta-like: protein MAVSFSDLSSAAGLKKLDEYLLTRSYITGYQASKDDLTVYAAVAKPPSSDYVNVSRWFNHIDALLRISGVSGEGCGVTVEGSAPVSDAIATPPATDTKAVAADDDDDDDDVDLFGEETEEEKKASEERAAAAKAAGKKKVVGKSSIVLDIKPWDDETDMKKLEEEVRKVQQEGLLWGASKLVPVGYGIKKLQIMITIVDDLVSVDNLIEDYLTAEPLNEYVQSVDIVAFNKI from the exons ATGGCCGTCAGTTTCTCCGACCTCAGTTCCGCCGCCGGCCTCAAGAAGCTCGATGAGTACCTTCTTACTCGCAGTTACATTACTGG GTACCAAGCTTCAAAAGATGATTTGACTGTTTATGCTGCTGTCGCCAAGCCTCCATCATCGGACTACGTTAACGTGTCACGGTGGTTCAACCACATCGATGCACTGTTGAGGATTTC TGGTGTTTCTGGTGAGGGATGTGGCGTAACTGTTGAGGGATCAGCTCCTGTCAGTGATGCTATTGCAACTCCTCCGGCAACAGACACTAAG GCCGTTGCTGCTGAtgacgacgatgatgatgatgatgtggaCTTGTTTGGTGAGGAGActgaagaagagaagaaggctTCTGAAGAGCGTGCAGCTGCTGCAAAGGCTGCTGGAAAGAAGAAAGTTG TCGGGAAGTCGTCAATTGTGTTGGATATTAAACCATGGGACGATGAGACTGACATGAAAAAACTCGAAGAAGAAGTTAGAAAAGTGCAGCAGGAGGGTCTCCTTTGGGGAGCAT CCAAGCTTGTCCCTGTTGGATATGGAATCAAGAAGCTGCAAATTATGATAACCATTGTGGATGACTTGGTATCCGTTGACAACCTTATTGAGGATTATCTTACTGCAGAACCACTTAATGAATACGTCCAGAGTGTCGACATCGTCGCCTTCAACAAAATTT AA
- the LOC130987826 gene encoding uncharacterized protein LOC130987826, with amino-acid sequence MATKKLEEEQRAGAEIIEGAEECYNHSLTLLHELGFPRGVLPLKDLEECGLVRDTGFVWMKQKAPYEHFFVGSNTLVRYDREVTAYVEKGKMKKMSGVKSKQFLLWVPIVEMSIEEAAADKIYFKTPMGIGRSFPITAFMDEDEKSKHLEQLKA; translated from the coding sequence ATGGCCACCAAGAAACTAGAAGAGGAGCAACGTGCAGGAGCGGAGATCATCGAGGGCGCAGAGGAGTGCTACAACCACTCCCTGACACTCCTGCACGAGCTCGGGTTCCCCCGGGGCGTGCTGCCCCTCAAGGACCTCGAGGAGTGTGGCCTAGTCCGTGACACGGGGTTCGTGTGGATGAAGCAGAAGGCGCCCTACGAGCATTTCTTCGTGGGGTCCAACACCCTCGTGAGGTACGACCGGGAGGTGACCGCGTACGTAGAGAAggggaagatgaagaagatgagtggGGTGAAGAGCAAGCAGTTTCTTCTTTGGGTGCCCATTGTTGAGATGAGCATTGAGGAGGCTGCAGCCGATAAGATTTATTTCAAGACTCCAATGGGGATTGGGAGATCTTTTCCTATCACAGCCTTCATGGATGAAGATGAGAAGAGCAAGCATTTGGAGCAACTCAAGGCGTAG
- the LOC130987831 gene encoding protein transport protein Sec61 subunit gamma-1-like, whose amino-acid sequence MDALDSVFDPLRDFSKDSIRLVKRCHKPDRKEFTKVATRTAIGFVVMGFVGFFVKLIFIPINNIIVGAA is encoded by the exons ATGGATGCTTTGGATTCAGTTTTCGATCCGCTGAGAGACTTCTCCAAGGACAGCATCCGCCTCGTCAAGCGTTGCCACAAGCCCGATCGAAAAG AATTCACTAAGGTCGCGACTCGAACGGCGATCGGCTTCGTCGTGATGGGCTTCGTCGGATTTTTCGTCAAGTTGATTTTCATTCCCATCAACAATATCATCGTCGGCGCAGCCTAA
- the LOC130987790 gene encoding pentatricopeptide repeat-containing protein At4g39530-like yields the protein MKNHNFLLFCARAAALSWKHKPAFVRSFHHPLRCLTNTNTDIYSCNRIISDLLKSGSLDSAAKLFDEMTERDVITWNIMISGHYRRGFLRESLSLYNQMVSQSFVENSSTFSTLLSICSSAGLFREGREVHCRAAVLGFSTNVYIGSALVDLYLRMGCAGIALRLFATLPERSLATWNVALRGLCETGRSKELLRMHNEMKVEGLEPNGVTFCYLIRGCGYARCLEEGMQLHCCVIKGGLVDSNLFVANALVDFYSACGCLAETRKSFEAIRPPDVISWNSMVSVCAASARIHEAIINFRGMHLFDKKPSACSFLGFLKLSSSSRNLVFGRQTHCCVVKAGFEAVLLRSALIDMYGKCGDIDGAVRVFDSAPERTLECCNSLMTALLKFDLVEDVVALFGVMVDERIGFDEVSLSSSLKATASSSFPACCSLLHCCAIKSGFESDAAVACALIDAYSRSGEVGSSRRLFAGIPSPNLVCFTAVISALARNGMGKECVAMLDLMIENGVEPDEVTFLSVLTGCSHSGLVEEGRAVFHSMRTRHGLQPERRHYSCMVDLLGRAGLLDEAMRVVEGTPWEEDFVIWSSVLRSCRVHRDEQLGNRAAEMLMRLQPENPCSWLQASYFYSDIGDFEAAKHYREIAVARKVRREIGRSMIQVRES from the coding sequence ATGAAAAACCACAACTTTCTCTTATTCTGCGCAAGAGCAGCAGCGCTTTCATGGAAACATAAACCCGCATTTGTCCGCAGTTTTCATCACCCTCTACGTTGCCTCACTAATACCAACACCGACATCTACTCGTGTAACAGAATCATCAGTGACCTTCTCAAATCTGGGTCTCTCGATTCCGCCGCCAAGCTGTTCGATGAAATGACTGAACGAGATGTTATTACTTGGAACATTATGATTTCTGGGCATTATCGTCGTGGGTTTCTGAGAGAATCCTTAAGCTTGTACAACCAGATGGTCTCCCAATCTTTCGTCGAGAATTCGTCGACGTTTTCAACTCTTCTGAGTATCTGCAGCTCTGCAGGGTTGTTCAGAGAAGGACGCGAGGTTCATTGCAGAGCGGCCGTTCTCGGGTTTAGTACGAACGTGTACATTGGTTCCGCCCTCGTTGATCTCTATCTGCGAATGGGCTGCGCCGGCATTGCTCTAAGGCTGTTCGCTACATTGCCGGAGAGAAGCTTGGCCACGTGGAACGTTGCTCTGCGCGGATTGTGTGAAACGGGACGATCAAAAGAGTTGCTGAGAATGCATAATGAGATGAAGGTGGAAGGGCTGGAGCCTAATGGGGTCACCTTCTGCTATCTGATTCGGGGCTGTGGTTACGCGAGGTGTCTCGAAGAAGGAATGCAGCTGCATTGCTGTGTAATCAAGGGAGGATTGGTCGATTCAAATTTGTTCGTGGCCAATGCTTTGGTGGACTTCTACTCTGCCTGCGGGTGCTTGGCGGAGACGAGGAAGTCGTTCGAGGCTATACGGCCTCCAGACGTGATTTCTTGGAACTCTATGGTGTCCGTCTGTGCAGCAAGTGCGCGCATACACGAAGCTATTATCAACTTCCGAGGAATGCATTTGTTTGACAAGAAGCCGTCGGCTTGTTCGTTCTTGGGGTTCTTGAAACTATCCAGCTCGAGTAGAAATCTAGTATTCGGGCGGCAAACTCATTGCTGCGTCGTCAAGGCAGGGTTCGAAGCTGTGCTTCTGCGATCCGCCTTGATCGACATGTACGGGAAATGCGGAGATATTGATGGCGCGGTTCGTGTGTTCGACAGCGCTCCTGAGAGGACTCTCGAGTGCTGCAACTCTCTCATGACGGCTTTGCTCAAGTTCGATCTCGTGGAGGATGTGGTTGCCCTGTTTGGGGTGATGGTTGATGAGAGGATTGGGTTTGATGAGGTCAGTCTTTCTTCGTCTTTGAAAGCTACGGCGTCTTCTTCATTTCCTGCTTGCTGCTCGTTGCTGCACTGCTGCGCGATCAAATCAGGTTTCGAATCCGATGCTGCCGTGGCGTGCGCGCTGATTGATGCGTACTCGAGGTCCGGTGAAGTCGGATCCTCCCGCCGCCTCTTCGCCGGAATCCCCTCCCCAAATCTAGTCTGTTTCACGGCGGTTATCAGCGCGTTAGCGCGTAACGGAATGGGGAAGGAATGCGTTGCGATGCTGGATTTGATGATTGAAAACGGCGTGGAGCCTGATGAGGTGACGTTCCTGAGCGTTCTAACGGGTTGCAGCCATTCCGGACTGGTGGAGGAGGGAAGAGCGGTTTTCCACTCGATGCGAACTCGTCACGGGCTGCAACCGGAGAGGCGGCATTACTCGTGTATGGTTGATCTTCTAGGTCGCGCCGGTTTGCTAGACGAAGCGATGCGGGTGGTGGAAGGCACTCCGTGGGAGGAGGATTTCGTGATCTGGAGCTCTGTGTTGAGGAGTTGCAGAGTTCATCGAGATGAACAATTGGGGAATCGAGCTGCCGAGATGCTGATGCGCCTCCAACCGGAGAATCCTTGCAGTTGGTTGCAGGCGTCTTACTTCTACTCCGATATCGGAGATTTTGAGGCCGCCAAACATTACCGGGAGATCGCGGTGGCGAGGAAGGTGAGGAGGGAAATAGGTCGGAGCATGATTCAAGTGCGTGAATCGTGA